The proteins below come from a single Agrococcus beijingensis genomic window:
- the rpmI gene encoding 50S ribosomal protein L35, with protein sequence MPKQKTHSGAKKRFKITGSGKIRKQGAGMRHNLEVKSSVQTRRLNRDKVLAPADAKIIKKLLAR encoded by the coding sequence ATGCCCAAGCAGAAGACGCACTCCGGTGCGAAGAAGCGCTTCAAGATCACCGGCAGCGGCAAGATCCGCAAGCAGGGTGCTGGCATGCGCCACAACCTCGAGGTGAAGTCGTCGGTCCAGACGCGCCGCCTCAACCGCGACAAGGTGCTCGCACCGGCCGACGCCAAGATCATCAAGAAGCTGCTCGCCCGCTGA
- the infC gene encoding translation initiation factor IF-3, which yields MAPRSPCTSTQHSNEKEPAISDPRINERIRVPEVRLVGPGGEQVGVVRVEDALRLAREAELDLVEVSPDSRPPVVKIMDFGKFKYEQAQKVKEARRNQANTVLKEVRFRLKIDAHDYETKRKRAQGFLETGDKVKAMILFRGREQSRPEMGVKLLQRFAEDIAEFGVVESSPTIDGRNMVMIVGPLRSKSDAKAELNAARSAQRKADQEKRRLEAEKQAAHQAELDAARPPRPAPTPRTTPVAEFESRPPRSSSSSRPVGSSRPAGSSRTSEPRSDSRPSSDSRPSSDSRPSSDSRPSSDSRPSSDSRPRQAPRTLQPTPASAPRPASAPKPAAASAAAPAAPGAAPKPAAKPATPKPAAKPATPTAAVKPAAPKAKPAAEPADEPASE from the coding sequence CTGGCTCCTCGTTCGCCGTGCACCAGCACACAGCACAGCAACGAGAAGGAGCCCGCGATCAGCGATCCCCGCATCAATGAGCGCATCCGCGTTCCCGAAGTCCGTCTTGTCGGCCCTGGTGGCGAGCAGGTCGGTGTGGTTCGGGTCGAGGATGCACTTCGTCTTGCCCGTGAGGCAGAGCTCGACCTCGTCGAGGTCTCGCCTGACTCGCGCCCGCCCGTCGTCAAGATCATGGACTTCGGCAAGTTCAAGTACGAGCAGGCGCAGAAGGTCAAGGAGGCCCGTCGCAACCAGGCGAACACCGTCCTCAAGGAGGTCCGGTTCCGCCTGAAGATCGACGCGCACGACTACGAGACGAAGCGCAAGCGCGCGCAGGGCTTCCTGGAGACCGGCGACAAGGTCAAGGCCATGATCCTGTTCCGCGGTCGCGAGCAGTCGCGTCCCGAGATGGGCGTCAAGCTGCTGCAGCGCTTCGCCGAGGACATCGCCGAGTTCGGCGTCGTCGAGTCGTCGCCGACCATCGACGGCCGCAACATGGTGATGATCGTGGGCCCGCTCCGCTCGAAGTCCGACGCGAAGGCCGAGCTGAACGCCGCGCGCTCCGCGCAGCGCAAGGCCGACCAGGAGAAGCGTCGTCTCGAGGCAGAGAAGCAGGCCGCGCACCAGGCTGAGCTCGACGCGGCACGCCCGCCGCGGCCGGCCCCGACGCCGCGCACCACGCCCGTCGCCGAGTTCGAGTCGCGCCCGCCGCGCTCGTCGTCGTCGTCGCGCCCGGTCGGCTCGTCGCGCCCGGCAGGCTCGTCGCGCACCTCGGAGCCGCGCTCCGACTCGCGCCCGTCCTCGGACTCGCGCCCGTCGTCCGACTCGCGTCCCTCGTCCGACTCGCGTCCGTCCTCGGACTCGCGCCCGTCGTCCGACTCGCGTCCGCGCCAGGCACCCCGCACGCTGCAGCCGACGCCCGCATCGGCGCCGCGCCCGGCGTCCGCACCCAAGCCCGCTGCCGCATCCGCCGCAGCCCCCGCTGCGCCCGGCGCAGCACCGAAGCCCGCTGCGAAGCCGGCGACCCCGAAGCCCGCGGCGAAGCCCGCGACGCCGACGGCGGCCGTCAAGCCCGCTGCGCCCAAGGCCAAGCCCGCGGCCGAGCCCGCGGACGAGCCAGCATCCGAGTAG
- a CDS encoding DUF1844 domain-containing protein: MTDALQHDHLDDGLAQARDIAEVPAVELINTVAIHLLSAAAVKVGLADDPEQQLDLDEARKLINALAGLVTAAAPEVGSIHAAPLRDGLRSVQLAFREASAIPDLPGKGPGEKFTGSVV, translated from the coding sequence ATGACCGACGCGCTCCAGCACGACCACCTCGACGACGGCCTCGCCCAGGCCCGTGACATCGCCGAGGTGCCCGCGGTCGAGCTGATCAACACGGTCGCGATCCACCTGCTGAGCGCCGCAGCGGTCAAGGTCGGCCTGGCCGACGACCCCGAGCAGCAGCTCGACCTCGACGAGGCGCGCAAGCTGATCAACGCGCTCGCCGGTCTCGTCACGGCAGCTGCGCCCGAGGTGGGCAGCATCCACGCCGCTCCGCTGCGCGACGGCCTGCGCTCGGTGCAGCTCGCGTTCCGCGAGGCCAGCGCCATCCCCGACCTGCCCGGCAAGGGCCCGGGCGAGAAGTTCACCGGCTCGGTCGTCTAG
- a CDS encoding SseB family protein, which yields MTETGREADSAGRPWAGRSFHHHDTAYAGDDGSAPAGFLEAVRSFARGDAGRAGVVESLRGERLLVPLLAAAGETGIDERGRTIDKTQELSIVTVHGPDGAPILPMFSNVGAMQAWNPKARPVPSSVQRAAAAALDGPGRIVVDPGAESEFVLGRTMLEALLTDASWAWGVEDPAVQAVAVDALLSQPAVQAVVLATGDPRCTLQGADLEVHALVDASADAAGQVQRAARALGGAELLRERIESVALRVHRWDGSAQVPLSAPPVAAVTRAEWTAGPKAARAV from the coding sequence GTGACCGAGACGGGCCGCGAGGCCGACTCGGCGGGACGGCCGTGGGCCGGCCGCTCGTTCCACCACCACGACACCGCCTACGCGGGCGATGACGGCTCTGCGCCGGCAGGCTTCCTCGAGGCCGTGCGCTCCTTCGCGCGCGGCGACGCGGGCCGCGCGGGTGTCGTCGAGTCGCTGCGGGGCGAGCGGCTCCTCGTGCCGCTGCTGGCGGCGGCCGGCGAGACGGGCATCGACGAGCGCGGTCGCACGATCGACAAGACGCAGGAGCTCTCGATCGTCACGGTGCACGGCCCCGACGGCGCGCCGATCCTGCCGATGTTCTCGAACGTCGGCGCCATGCAGGCGTGGAACCCGAAGGCCAGGCCCGTGCCGTCGAGCGTGCAGCGCGCTGCCGCGGCCGCGCTCGACGGGCCGGGCCGCATCGTCGTCGACCCGGGTGCCGAGAGCGAGTTCGTGCTCGGCCGCACCATGCTCGAGGCGCTGCTGACGGATGCGTCCTGGGCGTGGGGCGTCGAGGATCCGGCCGTGCAGGCGGTCGCCGTCGACGCGCTGCTCAGCCAGCCCGCCGTGCAGGCTGTGGTGCTCGCCACCGGCGATCCGCGCTGCACCCTGCAGGGCGCCGACCTGGAGGTGCATGCGCTCGTGGACGCATCCGCCGACGCCGCCGGGCAGGTGCAGCGCGCGGCGCGGGCCCTCGGTGGGGCCGAGCTGCTGCGCGAGCGCATCGAGAGCGTCGCCCTGCGCGTGCACCGCTGGGACGGCAGCGCGCAGGTGCCGCTCTCCGCGCCGCCGGTCGCCGCGGTCACGCGAGCCGAGTGGACGGCCGGCCCGAAGGCCGCCCGAGCGGTCTAG
- the priA gene encoding bifunctional 1-(5-phosphoribosyl)-5-((5-phosphoribosylamino)methylideneamino)imidazole-4-carboxamide isomerase/phosphoribosylanthranilate isomerase PriA has translation MTDFNQSPKLQLLPAIDVADGKAVRLTQGRAGTETSFGSPIDAAEDWVRQGAEWLHLVDLDAAFGRGDNRGVIKKVIKAVKGRVQVELSGGIRDEASLEAALATGVKRINLGTAALENPEWTASVIAEYGDQIAVGLDVRGTTLAARGWTQEGGDLWDVLDRLEAAGCSRYVLTDVTKDGTLQGPNIELLRQVAERTEKPVVASGGVASLDDIAALRELVPHGVEGAIVGKALYAGAFTLAAALDVAGK, from the coding sequence ATGACCGACTTCAACCAGTCGCCCAAGCTGCAGCTGCTGCCCGCGATCGACGTCGCCGACGGCAAGGCCGTGCGACTCACGCAGGGCCGGGCCGGCACCGAGACCTCGTTCGGCAGCCCGATCGACGCCGCTGAGGACTGGGTGCGGCAGGGTGCCGAGTGGCTGCACCTCGTCGACCTCGACGCGGCCTTCGGTCGCGGCGACAACCGTGGCGTGATCAAGAAGGTCATCAAGGCCGTCAAGGGCCGCGTGCAGGTCGAGCTGTCGGGCGGCATCCGCGACGAGGCGTCGCTCGAGGCGGCGCTCGCCACCGGCGTGAAGCGCATCAACCTCGGCACGGCGGCGCTCGAGAACCCGGAGTGGACCGCCTCGGTCATCGCCGAGTACGGCGACCAGATCGCCGTCGGCCTCGACGTGCGCGGCACCACCCTCGCGGCCCGCGGCTGGACGCAGGAGGGCGGCGACCTCTGGGATGTGCTCGACCGCCTCGAGGCCGCCGGCTGCAGCCGCTATGTGCTGACCGACGTCACCAAGGACGGCACCCTCCAGGGCCCCAACATCGAGCTGCTCCGCCAGGTCGCCGAGCGCACCGAGAAGCCGGTCGTCGCCTCCGGCGGCGTCGCGAGCCTCGACGACATCGCGGCGCTGCGCGAGCTCGTGCCGCACGGCGTCGAGGGCGCGATCGTCGGCAAGGCGCTGTACGCAGGCGCCTTCACCCTCGCGGCAGCGCTGGACGTCGCGGGCAAGTGA
- the hisH gene encoding imidazole glycerol phosphate synthase subunit HisH: MTAARPRVALLDYGLGNVHSAAKAIEAAGADVTLTADRTTIMEADGLVVPGVGSMAACMAGIQAVRGGELIGRRLAGGRPVLGICVGMQVLFTTGEEGGVETAGLDEWPGTVRRLQAPVLPHMGWAEVEPPEGSTLFAGLEGERFYFVHSYAATEWLIDPHNRIRAPRVTWAEHGERFVAAVENGPLTATQFHPEKSGEAGIRLLRNWVRGL; encoded by the coding sequence GTGACCGCTGCCCGACCCCGCGTGGCCCTGCTCGACTACGGCCTGGGCAACGTGCACTCGGCGGCCAAGGCCATCGAGGCCGCTGGCGCCGACGTCACGCTGACCGCCGACCGCACGACGATCATGGAGGCCGACGGCCTTGTGGTGCCCGGCGTCGGCTCGATGGCCGCCTGCATGGCGGGCATCCAGGCCGTGCGCGGCGGCGAGCTCATCGGCCGTCGGCTCGCCGGCGGGCGGCCCGTGCTGGGGATCTGCGTCGGCATGCAGGTGCTGTTCACCACCGGCGAGGAGGGCGGGGTCGAGACCGCCGGGCTCGACGAGTGGCCGGGCACCGTGCGGCGCCTGCAGGCGCCGGTGCTGCCGCACATGGGCTGGGCCGAGGTCGAGCCTCCCGAGGGCTCGACGCTGTTCGCCGGCCTCGAGGGCGAGCGCTTCTACTTCGTGCACTCCTATGCCGCCACCGAGTGGCTCATCGACCCTCACAACCGCATCCGCGCGCCGAGGGTGACCTGGGCCGAGCACGGCGAGCGATTCGTCGCCGCCGTCGAGAACGGCCCGCTCACCGCCACCCAGTTCCACCCCGAGAAGTCGGGCGAGGCGGGCATCCGCCTGCTGCGCAACTGGGTTCGCGGCCTCTGA
- the hisB gene encoding imidazoleglycerol-phosphate dehydratase HisB, with protein sequence MEPMARTASIERTTSESSIRLSLDLDGTGTSSIATTVPFFDHMLTAFSKHSLIDLTIESSGDTDIDAHHTVEDTAIALGLALAEALGDKAGVRRYGDATVPLDEALARAVVDLSGRPFLVHSGEPAGFELHRIGGHFTGSLVRHVLEAITLNARITAHVEVLAGRDPHHVAEAEFKAFARAMRTAVEPDPRVTGVPSTKGAL encoded by the coding sequence ATGGAACCCATGGCCCGCACTGCTTCCATCGAGCGCACGACGAGCGAGTCGAGCATCCGCCTCAGCCTCGACCTCGACGGCACGGGCACGTCGTCGATCGCGACGACGGTGCCGTTCTTCGACCACATGCTGACGGCGTTCTCGAAGCACTCGCTGATCGATCTCACGATCGAGTCGAGCGGCGACACCGACATCGACGCGCACCACACCGTCGAGGACACCGCGATCGCGCTGGGCCTCGCGCTCGCCGAGGCCCTCGGCGACAAGGCGGGGGTGCGCCGCTACGGCGACGCGACCGTGCCGCTCGACGAGGCCCTCGCGCGCGCCGTCGTCGATCTGTCGGGCCGGCCGTTCCTGGTGCACTCCGGCGAGCCCGCCGGCTTCGAGCTGCACCGCATCGGCGGCCACTTCACCGGCTCGCTCGTGCGCCACGTGCTCGAGGCCATCACGCTGAACGCCCGCATCACCGCGCACGTCGAGGTGCTCGCCGGCCGCGACCCGCACCACGTCGCCGAGGCCGAGTTCAAGGCCTTCGCGCGCGCCATGCGCACCGCGGTCGAGCCCGACCCCCGGGTGACGGGCGTGCCTTCGACCAAGGGTGCGCTGTGA
- a CDS encoding histidinol-phosphate transaminase — MTSLDDLPIRDDLRGLTPYGAPQLHVPVRLNVNENAYRVPEQVALDIVQEIARALPDANRYPDREFDTLRQSFADYLGHGLRPEQIWAGNGSNEVLQHVLQAFGGPGRTLLSFTPTYSMYPLLAQGVGMQWLPVPRADDFTLTPEAVREAIAEHDPDVVFLCSPNNPTGTAIDLETIEAAAASARGIVLVDEAYAEFAHDRSRTALTLLDRYPRLLVSRTMSKAFAFAGIRVGYLAADPAVVDALRLVRLPYHLSAITQAAAVAALRHSDTMLSRVDDLRAQRDRLVVELGALGYQPYPSDSNFVLVGGVDDPQATFRALLEQGILIRDVGLPHTVRITAGTEAETSAVIAAMAALRAE; from the coding sequence GTGACGAGCCTCGACGACCTCCCCATCCGTGACGATCTGCGCGGACTGACGCCCTACGGCGCCCCGCAGCTCCACGTGCCGGTGCGGCTGAACGTCAACGAGAACGCCTACCGCGTGCCCGAGCAGGTCGCGCTCGACATCGTGCAGGAGATCGCCCGCGCGCTGCCCGATGCGAACCGCTACCCCGATCGCGAGTTCGACACCCTCCGGCAGTCGTTCGCCGACTATCTCGGCCACGGCCTGCGGCCCGAGCAGATCTGGGCCGGCAACGGGTCGAACGAGGTGCTGCAGCACGTGCTGCAGGCGTTCGGCGGCCCCGGCAGGACGCTGCTCAGCTTCACGCCCACCTATTCGATGTACCCGCTGCTGGCGCAGGGCGTCGGCATGCAGTGGCTTCCGGTGCCGCGCGCCGATGACTTCACGCTCACGCCCGAGGCCGTGCGCGAGGCCATCGCCGAGCACGACCCCGACGTGGTGTTCCTCTGCTCGCCCAACAACCCGACGGGCACCGCCATCGACCTCGAGACGATCGAGGCGGCGGCCGCGTCGGCCCGCGGCATCGTGCTGGTCGACGAGGCCTACGCCGAGTTCGCCCACGACCGCAGCCGCACCGCGCTCACGCTGCTCGACCGCTACCCGAGGCTGCTGGTGTCGCGCACCATGAGCAAGGCGTTCGCCTTCGCCGGCATCCGGGTCGGCTACCTGGCCGCCGACCCCGCGGTCGTCGACGCCCTGCGGCTCGTGCGCCTGCCGTATCACCTGTCGGCGATCACGCAGGCCGCGGCCGTCGCGGCGCTGCGCCACAGCGACACCATGCTCTCCCGCGTCGACGACCTGCGAGCGCAGCGCGACCGCCTCGTCGTCGAGCTCGGCGCGCTCGGCTACCAGCCGTATCCCTCCGACTCGAACTTCGTGCTGGTGGGCGGCGTCGACGACCCGCAGGCGACCTTCCGCGCCCTGCTCGAGCAGGGCATCCTGATCCGCGACGTCGGGCTGCCGCACACCGTCCGCATCACGGCGGGCACCGAGGCCGAGACGAGCGCCGTCATCGCGGCGATGGCCGCGCTGCGCGCCGAATAG
- the lexA gene encoding transcriptional repressor LexA — MTRQLTEKQQAILQVIQRAVRQRGYPPSYREIGDAVGLSSLSSVTHQLGQLELAGMIRRDPSRPRAIEVLVADDSVDDSAGSMAQATFVPLVGRIAAGIPITAEQQVEEVLPLPKQLVGDGDLFMLRVVGDSMIDAAICDGDWVVIRQQRTADNGDMVAAMLDGEATVKVFKQRDGHTWLLPRNSAFEPILGDEAEVLGRVVAVLRSV, encoded by the coding sequence ATGACGAGGCAGCTGACCGAGAAGCAGCAGGCGATCCTGCAGGTGATCCAGCGGGCCGTGCGCCAGCGCGGGTATCCGCCGAGCTACCGCGAGATCGGTGACGCCGTCGGCCTGTCGTCGCTGTCGAGCGTCACGCACCAGCTGGGGCAGCTCGAGCTCGCCGGCATGATCCGGCGCGATCCGTCGCGGCCGCGCGCCATCGAGGTGCTCGTGGCCGACGACAGCGTCGACGACTCGGCCGGCAGCATGGCCCAGGCGACCTTCGTGCCGCTCGTGGGCCGCATCGCAGCAGGCATCCCCATCACCGCCGAGCAGCAGGTCGAGGAGGTGCTGCCGCTGCCCAAGCAGCTCGTCGGCGACGGCGACCTGTTCATGCTGCGCGTCGTCGGCGACTCGATGATCGACGCGGCGATCTGCGACGGCGACTGGGTCGTCATCCGGCAGCAGCGCACCGCCGACAACGGAGACATGGTCGCCGCGATGCTCGACGGCGAGGCCACGGTGAAGGTGTTCAAGCAGCGCGACGGCCACACCTGGCTGCTGCCGCGCAATTCGGCGTTCGAGCCGATCCTCGGCGACGAGGCCGAGGTCCTGGGCCGTGTCGTCGCGGTGCTCCGCTCCGTCTAG
- the hflX gene encoding GTPase HflX, whose amino-acid sequence MERILAWAEPGEGELLSSRADALQEGDVTSEHDGAQYEREERAALRRVDGLRTELEDVTEVEYRQLRLENVVLVGVYSGSAQDAENSLRELAALAETAGASVLDGMLQRRPNPDPATYVGSGKAEELAAIVKELGADTVVADSELSPSQRRALEDRVKVKVIDRTAVILDIFSQHAKSREGKAQVELAQLEYLLPRLRGWGESMSRQAGGQVGGQGAGMGSRGPGETKIELDRRRIHTRMARLRKQIKGFAPARQAKRANRDRFEVPGVAIAGYTNAGKSSLLNRITGAGVLVENALFATLDATVRKATTADGREFTIADTVGFVRNLPHQLVEAFRSTLEEVAESELIVHVVDASHPDPASQIATVRDVLGETGARSIPEIVVFNKADLVTDDDRLVLRGLQPDAIFASARTGEGIDELLARIAEMLPRPEVAISLLVPFDRGDVVAMLHDRFEVLHEAYDEAGTRIDAMVSEAAAGQLAEFRA is encoded by the coding sequence ATGGAGCGCATCCTCGCGTGGGCAGAGCCAGGCGAGGGCGAGCTGCTCTCGTCGCGCGCCGACGCGCTGCAGGAGGGCGACGTCACGAGCGAGCACGACGGCGCCCAGTACGAGCGGGAGGAGCGTGCGGCGCTCCGTCGCGTCGACGGACTCCGCACCGAGCTCGAGGACGTCACGGAGGTCGAGTACCGACAGCTGCGCCTCGAGAACGTCGTGCTCGTCGGTGTCTACAGCGGCTCGGCGCAGGATGCCGAGAACTCCTTGCGCGAGCTGGCAGCGCTGGCAGAGACGGCGGGCGCGAGCGTGCTCGACGGCATGCTGCAGCGTCGCCCGAACCCGGACCCCGCGACCTATGTCGGCAGCGGCAAGGCCGAGGAGCTGGCCGCGATCGTCAAGGAGCTCGGCGCCGACACCGTGGTGGCCGACAGCGAGCTCTCGCCGAGCCAGCGGCGCGCCCTGGAGGACCGCGTGAAGGTCAAGGTCATCGACCGCACCGCCGTGATCCTCGACATCTTCAGCCAGCACGCCAAGAGCCGCGAGGGCAAGGCGCAGGTCGAGCTCGCGCAGCTCGAGTACCTGCTGCCGAGGCTGCGCGGCTGGGGCGAGTCGATGTCGCGCCAGGCCGGTGGTCAGGTGGGCGGCCAGGGCGCCGGTATGGGATCGCGCGGCCCGGGTGAGACCAAGATCGAGCTCGACCGACGGCGCATCCACACCCGGATGGCCCGGCTGAGGAAGCAGATCAAGGGCTTCGCTCCTGCGCGGCAGGCGAAGCGAGCCAACCGCGACCGGTTCGAGGTGCCCGGTGTCGCCATCGCCGGCTACACGAACGCCGGCAAGTCGAGCCTGCTCAACCGCATCACGGGCGCCGGCGTGCTGGTCGAGAACGCGCTGTTCGCGACCCTCGACGCCACGGTGCGCAAGGCGACGACGGCCGACGGGCGCGAGTTCACCATCGCCGACACGGTCGGCTTCGTGCGCAACCTGCCGCACCAGCTGGTCGAGGCGTTCCGCTCGACGCTCGAGGAGGTCGCCGAGTCGGAGCTCATCGTGCACGTCGTCGACGCCAGCCACCCCGACCCCGCCTCGCAGATCGCCACGGTGCGCGACGTGCTCGGCGAGACGGGCGCTCGCTCGATCCCCGAGATCGTCGTGTTCAACAAGGCCGACCTGGTGACCGACGACGACCGACTGGTGCTGCGCGGCCTGCAGCCCGACGCGATCTTCGCCTCGGCGAGGACGGGGGAGGGCATCGACGAGCTGCTCGCCCGGATCGCCGAGATGCTGCCGCGGCCCGAGGTGGCGATCAGCCTGCTGGTGCCGTTCGATCGCGGCGACGTGGTGGCGATGCTCCACGACCGCTTCGAGGTGCTGCACGAGGCCTACGACGAGGCGGGCACGCGCATCGACGCGATGGTGTCGGAGGCCGCGGCGGGCCAGCTCGCCGAGTTCAGGGCCTAG
- a CDS encoding class I SAM-dependent methyltransferase yields MSDHYFSPEPAAPQTLRTIRVPLDGVERELVTATGVFSGDRLDVGTAVLLDAVPTPPQTGDLLDLGCGWGPIAATLALRSPAARVWAVDVNARALSLVERNAELLSIANITPALPASVPADVRFAAIWSNPPIRIGKQQLHELLETWIPRLEPGATAWLVVQKHLGADSLVRWLAERFDGYDVERAGSKKTYRIIAVTAPD; encoded by the coding sequence GTGTCGGACCACTACTTCTCGCCCGAGCCTGCGGCGCCCCAGACGCTGCGCACGATCCGGGTCCCGCTCGACGGCGTCGAGCGAGAGCTGGTCACGGCCACCGGCGTCTTCTCCGGCGACCGCCTCGATGTCGGCACCGCGGTGCTGCTCGATGCCGTGCCCACGCCTCCCCAGACCGGCGATCTGCTCGATCTCGGCTGCGGCTGGGGGCCGATCGCCGCGACGCTGGCGCTCCGCTCCCCCGCCGCCCGGGTGTGGGCGGTCGATGTCAACGCCCGTGCGCTCTCGCTCGTCGAGCGGAATGCCGAGCTGCTCAGCATAGCGAACATCACGCCTGCGCTCCCCGCGTCGGTGCCTGCCGACGTGCGCTTCGCCGCCATCTGGTCGAACCCGCCGATCCGCATCGGCAAGCAGCAGCTGCACGAGCTGCTCGAGACCTGGATCCCGCGTCTCGAGCCGGGCGCGACCGCATGGCTCGTCGTGCAGAAGCACCTGGGGGCCGACTCGCTCGTGCGCTGGCTGGCCGAGCGCTTCGACGGGTACGACGTCGAGCGTGCCGGCTCCAAGAAGACGTATCGCATCATCGCCGTCACGGCGCCGGACTGA
- the dapF gene encoding diaminopimelate epimerase, which yields MTHHGIPPFSKGHGTGNDFVLVADADGAAPLSAETVRSLADRRFGVGGDGVIRAVRAGSTGDEVLDAAPTGTWAMDYWNADGSLSEMCGNGVRVFVRFLTESGLVDLPDGAAIDIATRDGLKRVVRRGDLLSVDIGPFELGGTRLVATDGLEVDRPGLDVATGNPHVVVALASEAELAGLDLHRAPALEPVAEHGANVEFVVPGAIADGVGAIRMRVHERGVGETLSCGTGAVAAALATRHWSGDAADRWIVDVPGGRLEVDIDERGHAWLTGPAEIVFRGETLSPAP from the coding sequence ATGACGCACCACGGCATCCCGCCCTTCTCCAAGGGCCACGGCACGGGGAACGACTTCGTGCTCGTCGCCGATGCCGACGGCGCAGCGCCGCTCAGCGCGGAGACCGTTCGCTCGCTGGCCGACCGACGGTTCGGGGTCGGCGGCGACGGCGTGATCCGAGCCGTGCGCGCAGGCTCCACCGGCGATGAGGTGCTCGACGCCGCGCCGACCGGCACCTGGGCGATGGACTACTGGAACGCCGACGGCTCCCTGAGCGAGATGTGCGGCAACGGCGTGCGCGTGTTCGTGCGGTTCCTGACCGAGTCGGGGCTGGTCGACCTGCCCGACGGTGCCGCCATCGACATCGCCACCCGCGACGGGCTGAAGCGCGTCGTGCGGCGCGGCGACCTGCTCTCGGTCGACATCGGCCCGTTCGAGCTGGGCGGCACCCGCCTCGTGGCGACCGATGGCCTCGAGGTCGACCGGCCGGGCCTCGACGTCGCCACCGGCAACCCGCACGTCGTCGTCGCCCTGGCCAGCGAAGCCGAGCTGGCCGGGCTCGACCTGCACCGGGCGCCCGCGCTGGAGCCGGTCGCGGAGCACGGCGCGAACGTCGAGTTCGTGGTCCCCGGCGCGATCGCCGACGGTGTCGGCGCCATCCGCATGCGCGTGCACGAGCGCGGCGTGGGCGAGACGCTCTCGTGCGGCACCGGCGCCGTCGCGGCGGCACTGGCCACCAGGCACTGGTCGGGGGATGCGGCAGACCGGTGGATCGTCGACGTCCCTGGCGGCAGGCTCGAGGTTGACATCGACGAGCGCGGCCACGCCTGGCTGACCGGACCGGCGGAGATCGTCTTCCGAGGAGAGACGCTCAGTCCGGCGCCGTGA